The window AATGATGTTGATGGATGCCGTGCTGCGGTTGCTGCCCGATGTGTTGGGCGACAGCCGTTCCGCCGAGCAGGATTCGTTTGCAGACGGTTTGTTGGATTGCCCGCACTACACCCGCCCCGCCGAATTTGATGGCATGCCCGTGCCCGAAGTTTTGATGTCTGGCAATCATGCCAAAATTGCCGAATGGCGGCTGGAACAGTCGTTACGGCGTACTTTATCGCGCCGTCCTGAATTATTGGACGGACGCACGTTTAGCCCACAGGAAGCCCGTCTTTTGGAACGTATCCGAAAGGAACAGGCAAATCCATATTATATTAAGGAAAAACAAAATGAATTTGATTCAACAACTTGAGCAAGAAGAAATTGCCCGCTTGAATAAAGAAATCCCCGCTTTTGCCCCCGGTGATACCGTGGTGGTGTGGGCGCGTGTGGTGGAAGGCAACCGCACCCGTTTGCAAGCCTATGAAGGCGTGGTGATTGCCAAGCGCAACCGTGGTTTGAACAGCAGCTTTATCGTGCGTAAAATTTCTAACGGCGAAGGCGTAGAGCGTACTTTCCCGCTGTATTCGCCCCGTGTGGAAAAAATTGAAGTGAAACGCCGTGGCGATGTGCGCCGTGCCAAACTGTACTACTTGCGCGGCTTGACCGGTAAGGCAGCGCGTATTAAAGAAAAACTACCTGCCCGCAAAAAAGACTAATTTGGTTTTTTGATTTTGTAACGCCCGCAATTCTGCGGGCGTTTTTGTAATATATTGATTTTGAATAGTGGCTTATGTTTGTTCCAAAAATCGTGTTTTTTGATATTGATGATACTTTATATTTGAAACGGCAACGTTTGATTCCCGATTCTGCCCGTGATGCCATTAGGCGTTTGCAGGAAAAGGGGATTCGGGTGGCGATTGCTTCGGGGCGCAGTCCGTCTGTGTTGCCTGAAGCTGCCAAGCAGTTGATTGATGAATACGGTATTGACCCTGTGTTGCTGATTAACGGGCAGTATATCCGTTATCAAGGGGAGGTTTTGAAGGCGTTTCCGATGCAGCGGCAGGTGTTGGCAGGGGTGTCGGCGGCGTTGGAACAGGCGGGTATCAACCATGCTTTTGTGTCGGCGAACGATGTGGCGGTGGCGTGGGAAGAGGCGCATTTTGCGGCAGCAGCGGCGGAATTGGGTTTGCCGTATATTGTGGATAAACGGCATTATGATACGCAAGAGGTGTATCAGATGCTGGCGTTTTATCCGCCTGAATACGATAAGGCGGTAGCGGCGATGTTGCCCGCGCATTTAAAAACGGTGCGTTGGCATCAGTACGGTGTGGATATTTTGGACGCGGCAGGTTCAAAAGCGCGGGGGATTGCGGCGGTTTTGCAGGCTTTGGGTGTGCAAATGGAAGAGGCGATGGCGTTTGGCGACGGGGCAAACGATGTGGAAATGCTGCAGGCGGTGGGTTTTGGGGTGGCGATGGGCAATGCTGCGCCTGAACTAAAGCGTTTGGCGAAATATGTTTGTCCGCGTGCCGATGAAGACGGGATTTTTCGCGGTTTGCGGGATTTGGGGATGATTTAATAAAACAAGTGCTTGATTATTTATCAAGCACTTGTTTTTTGCTTATCCTTCAAACTTTTTAAAGACCAGTGTGCCGTTGGTACCGCCAAAACCGAAAGAGTTGGAAGCAACGGCGCGGACAGTCATTTGTCGGGCTTCGTTGGCACAGTAATCCAAATCGCAGCCGTTTTCCACATCTTGCTCGTGCAGGTTGATGGTGGGTGGAACGGCTTGATGATGAATCGCCAATACGCTGTAAACGGCTTCCACGCCGCCTGCTGCACCGAGCAGGTGTCCCGTCATGGATTTGGTGGAACTGATGGTCAGCTTGCGGGCGTGTTCGCCAAATACCATTTTTAAAGCGTTGGTTTCATTGGCATCGCCTAAAGGGGTGGACGTGCCATGCGCGTTCACATAATCAATTTCGTTGGCATTTAAACCCGCGTCGTTGAGGGCGCGTTGCAGGGCGAGGGCAGGACCTTCCACATTGGGCGCGGTAATGTGGTGGGCATCGGAACTCATACCGAAACCAACCAATTCGGCGTAAATTTTCGCACCGCGTTTTTTGGCGTGTTCCAGCTCTTCCAGCACGAGAATGCCTGCGCCTTCGCCCATTACGAAACCGTCGCGCCCTTTATCCCACGGGCGTGAGGCAGTGGCGGGGTCGTCGTTGCGGGTGGACAGGGCTTTCATGGCGGCAAATCCGCCTACGCCCAAGGTACAAACTGCGCTTTCTGCGCCACCTGCAATCATCACGTCAGCATCGCCGTATTTAATCATACGCGCCGAATCGCCGATAGAGTGTGCGCCTGTGGTACAGGCAGAAACCATGCCGTAGCTGGGACCACGGTAGCCTTTTAAGATGGTAACGTGTCCAGCAATCAGGTTAATCAGTGAACCAGGGATAAAAAACGGGTTGATTTTGCGCGGACCGCCTTTTTGCAACACATTGGCGGTTTCTTCAATCAGCGGCAAGCCGCCGATGCCCGAACCGATATTGACACCCACACGGTTTTTATCCAAATCGGCAACGTCGTCCAAACCTGCATCTGCCACCGCTTGCAAAGCAGCAGCAATGCCGAAATGGATAAATACGTCCATGCGGCGGGCTTCTTTGGCGGGCAGGTAAGCACCGATGTCAAAATCCTTCACTTCGCCCGCAATTTGGCACGCCAGTTCGGAAGCGTCAAAACGGGTGATGGTGCTGATACCGCTTTTGCCTGCCAGCAGGTTTTGCCACGCCGAGGCAGGGTCGTTGCCCACTGGCGACACTTGTCCCAAGCCAGTAATCACGACACGTCTTTGATTCATGGGAATTCCTTTCTTTGCCGATGGGTTGACAGGCTGGGCTGAACCGTGCGGCGTGTTGTAAAAACAGCCCCCGATTGCGGCGAACCGCCCATCAGAGGCTGGATAGAAAGCAAGGGGATTAGCCTTGGCGTTCGTTTACATAATCGATGGCTGCCTGAACGGTGGTGATTTTTTCAGCATCTTCATCGGGGATTTCGCAGCCGAAAGCTTCTTCCAAAGCCATTACCAATTCTACGGTGTCCAAAGAATCTGCGCCCAAATCGTCTTGGAAAGAAGATTCGTTTTTCACTTGGTCTTCAGCCACGCCCAATTGCTCGGCAACGATTTTTTTCACTTGTTGTTCAACATTGTTTGACATCATTTTGTCCTTGATTAAATGCCTTACGGCGGTTGGGGATAAATATTCGGGCTATTGTACCCGATTGGATTAGATTTTTCTATCTATAATTTGGGCACTCAGGCTTGGGGTACATAGCCTTGAACCGCATCTGCGCCGTCGCCGAAAAAGTAGTTTTCCATTTGTTGTGCCAAATATTCGCGCGCACGCGGGTCGGCAAGGCTTAAACGGTTTTCGTTAATCAGCATGGTTTGGTGGCGTGTCCACGCTTCCCACGCTTCTTGCGAAACATTGTCAAAAATGCGCTTGCCCAATTCGTTGGGCAGGGGCTGGAATTTCATTGCGGGTGCTTCTTTACCCAATTTGATGCAGTGTACGGTGCGGCTCATGATGTGTCTGCCTGATGAAAAAGGGCAATCTTAACAAAGTTCGCGCCTGCTGCAAACCGTTGATGTGCTTTAAGGGCGCAAGCGCAACAAGGCTTCTGCCAACAGGGCATCATCGGGGCGTGTTAATTTGAGGTTGCGGCTGTCGCCTGTGATTAAACGCGGGCGCAAGCCCAAACGTTCTACGGCAGAAGATTCGTCAGTAATGCCGTCCAAACTGCCGTTTAAAGCGCGTTGCAGCAGCGCAGCAGGAAAAAGCTGCGGCGTTTGCGCCTGCCACAAGCCATCGCGGGGCAGGGTGGTTTCGGCGCAAGCGTGTGTGTCTTGGCGTTTGAGGGTATCGGCAACGGGTAGGGCGAGCAATGCACCGTGTGGGGCATCGGCAGCGTCGAGCAGGCGTTCCAGTGCGGCAGCGGGCAGACAGCAACGCGCAGCATCGTGCACCAACACGGGCGTATCGGGCGATACCAAATCGTTTTTCAGTAAATGATTGAGTCCGTTGCGGACACTTTCGGCGCGGCTGTCGCCCCCTGCGCGGCAAATATGTGCGGGCAAGTTCAGTTCGTCAATAAAGGCATCATCAGGCGCAACCACCACGGCGATTTGGCTGATGCGCGGATTGGCACGGAAAATATCTACTGTGTGTGCCAAAACGGTTTTTCCAGCTAATACAGTATATTGTTTGGGGATTTCTGCCCCAAAACGGCTGCCAACACCCGCAGCGGGAATTAACACGGCGGCATTCACGGTGTATCCTTTTTGGCTTCTGCTTCTGCTTCTGCTTCTGCTTCTGCTTCTGCTTCTGCTTCTGCGGCGGTAAGGTCGCGGCGGTACAGGCAGTTTTCGCCTAATGCGTCCAAATAACTTTCATGTTCAGCGCATTCTTCGGCACTGGCACGGCGCACTTTTAATTGGCTGGGGCGCGGCGATGCGGAAATGCTGTGATTTTCCGTGTGGGAAACAGCAGTTTCACCATCATCTTCGCCTGCCATCAGGCTGAATTGCCCGCGTGTCATGGCAAGATACACGCCGCCGAGCAGTTCGCAGTCAATTAACGCGCCATGCAAAACACGGCGGCTGCGGTCCACGCCCAAGCGGTTGCACAATGCGTCCAAGCTGGCTTTTTGCCCCGGATATTTTTCCCGCGCCATTGCCAGCGTGTCGGTAATGGCGCACACGGTTTGCACTTCGGGCAGGTTGACACGGGCAAATTCGGCGTTTAAAAAGCCTACGTCAAATTTGGCATTGTGGATAATCAGTTCCGAACCTTGAATAAAATCAAAGATTTCTTGCGCAACTTGTGCGAATACGGGCTTGCCGTCTAGTTTTTCCAAGGTAATGCCGTGTACCGCTGCGGCTTCTTCGGGAATATCGCGCTCGGGGTGGACATACAGGTGCAGACTGTTGCCTGTGAATTGGCGGTTAATCATTTCCAAACCGGCAAATTCAATCAGGCGGTCGGGGTGAACGGGGTCGTTGGCGTTCAACCCTGTGGTTTCGGTATCGAGAATAATTTGGCGGACGTGTTCCTGCATGGCACTCTTTCACAACAAACGCGGCTGCCTGAATGGTTCAGACAGCCGCTGTGGTTTTTAACGGTAAGGATTTTCTATACCTGCCATCAAATCTGCCAAAAAATCACGCACTTGCTGTTCGGCGCAACCCATCAGCAGCGCATCTTCAAAGGCATCTTGAGCGGCTTGATACAGCTCAGTCATGTTTTCGCGCATCACCTTGATTTTTTCGGTGCAGGCAACGGTTTGACCGTCTTCACCGTGCCAACGCGGCAATTCAGGCATCGGCATGGCGCAACCTTAATTTTTCACACGGCGGGCGGTGGCGTAACGCGCACTCCAATATTTGCTGCCCAAGTTGGTGATTTCAATGCGTTTGCCTGTGCGCGGTGAGTGGATAAAGCGATTATTGCCCACATACATGCCCACATGGGAAATGCGTCGTCCCGAAGTACGGAAAAACACCATATCGCCCGGTTGCAAGTTGGCGCGGCTGACGTGCGTGCCGACTTGCGCCTGTTGTGCGGAAGTGCGCGGCAGGTTTACTGCAAACGCCTTGCGGAAAATATGCTGCATAAAACCGCTACAGTCAAAACCCGTGCTCGGGCTGGTACCACCAAAACGGTATGCCACGCCCAACAAGCCCATGGCATTGGACAACAGTGCATCGGCATCGCTGCGTCCGCCGCTTGATTGCCGCACAGTTTGCTGTTTGCTGGCAACGTCGTGTTTAGCGGTTGCTTGCTGTACCGAGCGGTTTAAGCGCAATGTAGAAGACGCTTTATCAGACGGTTTGCTTTGCGGTGCAGCAGAGCGTGAATCGGCAGATTTTGAACGAATCAGCGCATCCAAATTGTCTTGAGGGGTATTTTGCTGCGGCTGTTGGCGCTGACGCAGCAACTGCTCCAAATGGTCGTCGGGGTTGGCATGGCTCACTGCCGCCCCACCCAAACTCAATAAAACAAACAACATGGGAATCCATGTATTTGTTTTAGATTTTAATAGGTTATTCATAAGCATAATCGGACAGGGCAACATACGGAACCCCGTTTTTGCCCTGTTTGCCCGAATGTAAAAACAATCATAGTAAGCGATTATAGCCCAAATCTGTTATTACATAGCGTTAGATTCTGTAAACGCTGTTTAACATGGCGATAGTCAGCGCAGTTTTGCGCCCGTGTGCAAAATCTGTAAAAATACCGTCCCGATTGTTTTTTGCCCCATAATGCCGCAAGGTATCAAGGAATTATTATGCTGCTTTTTATTGATAACTACGACAGCTTTACCTACAACATTGTCCAATACCTTGCCCAATTGGGTCAGGAAGTGAAAGTGTTGCGTAATGACGACATTGATTTGGACGGAATTGCGAATTTACGCCCGAATTACTTGCTAATTGGTCCGGGACCGTGTTCGCCCAAAGAAGCGGGGATTTCGGTGGCGGCGATGCGCCGTTTTGCGGGTGAAATTCCGATTTTGGGCGTGTGCTTGGGGCATCAGACCATAGGCGAGGCCTTTGGAGGAAAAGTGGTGCGTGCCAAAACGCTGATGCACGGTAAAACTTCGCCCGTGTTTCATCATGGAACGGGGGTATTTCGCGATTTGCCCAATCCTGTGGTGTGTACGCGCTATCACAGCTTGGTGATTGAGCGCGAATCCTTGCCCGATTGTTTGGAAATCACGGCGTGGACGGAAGACGGGGAAATTATGGGTGTGCGCCACCGTGATTATGCGGTGGAAGGGGTGCAGTTTCACCCCGAAGGGCTGCTGACGGAACACGGGCATGAAATGTTGCAGAATTTTTTAACGGAATTTCAAGATTATCCGCGTAAATAATCACAAGGCTGTCCATTTCGGACAGCCTTTTTGTTTATTCGGGCTGTTTGCCTGCGCGTTTTTCTTTGCGGTAATCCCACGGGGCAAGGGGGCTGCGCTCACGCCACAAGCCTTTGCGTTGTTTTTTGGCTTCTGCTTGTGCGCTTTCGTAGCGGGCAAAGTCGTCTTTGGGCTGATTGCGCTTGGCAATGGATTGGTAATGCCAAGCGTGTCCGTTTTGAATTTGGGCAAAATTGACGTCTTCGCCGTTGATGCGCAGGCGGGCGACTTGGCGTTGGTATTGGTCGGTGTCAATCACTTCTACCTGAACTTTTTTGCCTTCCACCATTTGTTTTAAGGCGGCTTGGCTGGCTTTGCCGTGGCTTTGGCTGCTTTCGGGGGCATCGATAAACGCCATGCGGATGCGCTGTTTTTGTCCGTTGTGGTCGGTAATGCGGACGGTATCGCCATCGGTAACGGCGGTTACGGTGCCGCTGTAGTTTTTGCTGTTACTCGGACCTTGCGAAATGCCGAAGATTGCCAGCACGGCTGCACTAATCAGGGCAGCGGCGCTTTGATACAGTTTCTTTTTTTGACGGGCGGTGAGCTTGAGTAGCATGGTTTAGTGTTCCAACTGGTGTTTTTGACGTTTGTTTTTGCGGTAATCCCACGGAGCAAGGGGGCGCGGGTGTTGCCACAAGCCGATGTGTTGACGGCGGGCGTGCTGTTCGGCGGCGGCGTAGCGGGCAAAGTCGTCTTTGGCTTGGTTGCGTTTGGCGATGGATTGGTAATGCCAAGCGTGTCCGTGTTGGATTTGCAGGTAATTGATGTCGCGTTTGCCGCTGCTTAGGCGGGCAACTTGGCGGCGGTAGCGGTCAATGTCCACAATTTCCACGTCCACTTCGCGCCCCTGCACCAGTTTGGCAAGGGCTTCGCGGCTTTCTGCACCATGCGTTTGCGTGGTTTCGGGGGCATCGATAAATGCGAGACGGATTTTATGGCTGCGCCCTTGGTTGTCGCTAACGCGGACGGTGTCGCCATCGGAAACGGCGGTAACGGTGGCGCGGTAATGTGTGCCTTTATCGGCAGCGGGGGTGCGGATGTTGGGTGTGGTATCGGGGGCGGCAGGCGGCAGATGTACGGGCGCACACGCGCCAGCCAGCAGCACGGCGGCAAACAGGGTGTAAAGTTTACGGTAAAACATGGATTAGGCGTAAAAATATGCACGGACTGCCTGTGTGCAGGCAGTCTGCAGCGGCATTAGTGGGGAGCGGACGAATGTGATGATGCCGAAGCGTTCACGCTGTGGGCGGAATGCAGCCATTTATTGATGATTTTCTGATACATGCCGTTGGCACGCAGGGTGTTTAAGCCATCATTGATTTTGCCGCGCAGCGGGGCGCCGCGTTGTTCCAAGGCAAAAGCAAATTGGATTTGTCCTGATTTTTCATCGGGGATAAACACAAAATCGGGGTTTTGCTGCAAATAGGGTTTGAGCGCGGCTTCCGTGCCGTACACGGCGGCGGCATTATCCTGTTTGACTTCTTTCAGACCCAAATACAGGGTGGCGGTGGGCAGGATTTTGTCGGTGATGTTGGTGCTGCGAAGCTGTTTTTCTACCGTACCGCCGCTGGTTACCGCCAATACCTTGCCTTGCAACTCATTTACATTACTGATTTTTTTGGAAGAAGGCAGTAAAAAGCCGTAGCCCGATTCCAAATAGGGCTGGCTGAAAATAAAGGTATTTTGGTGTTCGGGGGTAATCTGAATACCGGTGGCAATATCGGCATGACCGCTTTGCAGGATGTCGAGCATGCCGCTTAAATTATGCGGCATCACTTGCAGCTTAAAGCCTTCTGCCTGCGCCACTGCCTGCAGCAGTTCCACATCCAAACCGCTCATGCTGCCGTCGGAATTGCGGATGGAAAACGGCGGGTGGGACGATTGGGTAATCACCACATAAGTGGGTTTTTCTTCGCCGCTGTCGCCGGCGGCAGCAGCGGGCGCGGACGGGGTGGCGGGGGCTTCGTTACCGCAGGCGGCAGTCAGCCACACGGCTGCTGCCAAAGCGCAGGTGTGTAAGTAACGGCGGATAGAAAACATTGGGTTCTCCACAAATAAGCACCCGTATCATCAGGCAAAACGGCTGCCGAATACGGGTAAGTAAAAAATAGTTAAAACGGCTGTTTGCTGTGGCGGGCAGGATTGGGGCAATCCGAAATCATAACACGTTTTCAAGTGCTTTGATTTGCCCGCTGTATTTTTAGGGCTGTGCCGTGAGCATTTTTACGCCGTCTTTGCCTGCCAGCAGCAGTACATCGGCGGGGCGGTGGGCGAACAAGCCGTTTTCCACCACGCCCAAAATGCTGTTTAAACGGGTTTCCATTGCCATGGGTTGGCTGAAATCCAAACCGTGTACATCGACAATTTCATTGCCGTTTAAGGTTTTAACACCAATACGCAGTTCGGGTCGTCCGCCCAGTTTTACCAGTTCGCGCGACACCATGGAACGTGCCATCGGTACGACTTCCACAGGCAGCGGAAACTTGCCCAAACGGGAAACGTATTTGCTTTCATCGGCAATGCAGATGAATTTTTGTGCCAGGTTTGCCACGATTTTTTCGCTTAAATGTGCGCCTCCGCCGCCTTTTATCATTTGCAGTAAATGGTTGATTTCGTCTGCGCCGTCAATATACACGGGCAGGGACGAAACTTCGTTTGGGTGGATTTCGGGGATGCCGTATTGCGCCATCAATTCGGAACTTTGCCGTGAGGTGGACACTGCGCCTTTAACGGTTTTGCCGCTTTCGCCCAGTGCGCGGATAAAGTGATTGACGGTGCTGCCCGTGCCGATGCCGATGTATTCGTTGTCGGGGACAAATTCTACTGCTTTAATGGCGGCTTGGCGTTTTAATTCGTCTTGGGTCATGGTTTGCTTTCAATAAGATAATCAAATGGCTTGCAACAGTACCACGGCTTGCGCTTCCATGCCTTCCATGCGTCCTAAATAACCGAGTTGTTCATTGGTTTTGCCTTTGATGTTGATGCAGTTTTCGGGCAAATCCAAATCGGCGGCGAGGTTAGCGCGCATGGCGGGAATGTGCGGTTTGAGTTTGGGCTGTTGGGCGATAATGGTGCTGTCCACATTGACAATGCGCCAGCCTGCTTGACGCACGGCGGCATAGGCGCGGCGCAGCAGTTCGCGGCTGTCGGCGTCTTTAAACTCGGCGGCGGTGTCGGGAAAATGTGTGCCGATGTCGCCCAACGCCGCTGCACCGAGCAGGGCATCAGTGATGGCGTGCAGCAAAATATCGGCATCCGAATGTCCGAGCAGACCTTTGTCAAACGGAATGGTTACGCCGCCGAGAATCAAGGGGCGGTTGGGAACGAGCTGGTGTACGTCATAGCCCTGACCGATGCGGAAAGTCATGTTTTTTCCTTATTTCTATTTTAACCAATCTGCCAAGCGTTCCAACAGACTTTTTTCTTTTTCGGGCTGATGGGCATCGGCAAGGGCGGGCAGTTCGGCGGGTGCGGGCGGGGGCGGCGGCGCAGGGCGGTAAACGGGCAGCGCACCGAAACTTTGCGACACGGGCATCACTTCCAAGCTGTTGACATTAACGTGTTTGGGGCGTTGGTACAGCCACAGCGCGGTTTCGGCAATATCGTCTGCGCTTAAAGAATCGGTGTCGCGGTACAGGGCATCGGCGCGTTCGCTGTTGCCTTTAAAGCGTACATGAGAAAATTCCGTGCCGCCGCATAAGCCTGGTTCAATCACGCTTACGCGCACACCCGTACCGTGCAAATCGGCGCGTAAATTCAGGCTGAACTGCTGCACAAAGGCTTTAGTCGCGCCGTAAACATTGCCCCCCGGATAGGGATAATTCGCCGCGATTGAACCCAAATTGATGATATAACCGTTGCCGCGTTCCACCATTTGCGGCAACACTTGGCGGGTCAGGTAGCTTAAACCGACAATATTGGTTTGAATCATGGTTTCCCAATCGTCAAAATCGGCTTGGTGGGCGGGGTCTAAACCCAATGCCAATCCTGCGTTGTTAATCAGGCAGTCGATTTGGCGGAAGGCTTCGGGCAGGTTTTGCAAGCTTGCCAAGGCAGCATCTACCGAATGTTTGTTGCACACATCGGCTTCTACCACTTGCAACATACTGCCCAGTTTTTCTTTTAATTCGTTTAATTTTTCGCCGCGCCGTGCCATGCCGATAACGGGATAGCCCGCTTGGACAAAACGGCGCACCATTGCCGCACCAAAACCTGCCGATGCACCAGTAATCAAAATTGCCATGTTTGCTGTTTCCTTGGGTGTGCTGTTGAATAAAAAGGTTGATGCGCCCAATCATAACACCAACAAAGCAAAATTT is drawn from Conchiformibius steedae and contains these coding sequences:
- the ispD gene encoding 2-C-methyl-D-erythritol 4-phosphate cytidylyltransferase, whose amino-acid sequence is MNAAVLIPAAGVGSRFGAEIPKQYTVLAGKTVLAHTVDIFRANPRISQIAVVVAPDDAFIDELNLPAHICRAGGDSRAESVRNGLNHLLKNDLVSPDTPVLVHDAARCCLPAAALERLLDAADAPHGALLALPVADTLKRQDTHACAETTLPRDGLWQAQTPQLFPAALLQRALNGSLDGITDESSAVERLGLRPRLITGDSRNLKLTRPDDALLAEALLRLRP
- a CDS encoding substrate-binding periplasmic protein, giving the protein MENPMFSIRRYLHTCALAAAVWLTAACGNEAPATPSAPAAAAGDSGEEKPTYVVITQSSHPPFSIRNSDGSMSGLDVELLQAVAQAEGFKLQVMPHNLSGMLDILQSGHADIATGIQITPEHQNTFIFSQPYLESGYGFLLPSSKKISNVNELQGKVLAVTSGGTVEKQLRSTNITDKILPTATLYLGLKEVKQDNAAAVYGTEAALKPYLQQNPDFVFIPDEKSGQIQFAFALEQRGAPLRGKINDGLNTLRANGMYQKIINKWLHSAHSVNASASSHSSAPH
- a CDS encoding C40 family peptidase; its protein translation is MLFVLLSLGGAAVSHANPDDHLEQLLRQRQQPQQNTPQDNLDALIRSKSADSRSAAPQSKPSDKASSTLRLNRSVQQATAKHDVASKQQTVRQSSGGRSDADALLSNAMGLLGVAYRFGGTSPSTGFDCSGFMQHIFRKAFAVNLPRTSAQQAQVGTHVSRANLQPGDMVFFRTSGRRISHVGMYVGNNRFIHSPRTGKRIEITNLGSKYWSARYATARRVKN
- the fabF gene encoding beta-ketoacyl-ACP synthase II — encoded protein: MNQRRVVITGLGQVSPVGNDPASAWQNLLAGKSGISTITRFDASELACQIAGEVKDFDIGAYLPAKEARRMDVFIHFGIAAALQAVADAGLDDVADLDKNRVGVNIGSGIGGLPLIEETANVLQKGGPRKINPFFIPGSLINLIAGHVTILKGYRGPSYGMVSACTTGAHSIGDSARMIKYGDADVMIAGGAESAVCTLGVGGFAAMKALSTRNDDPATASRPWDKGRDGFVMGEGAGILVLEELEHAKKRGAKIYAELVGFGMSSDAHHITAPNVEGPALALQRALNDAGLNANEIDYVNAHGTSTPLGDANETNALKMVFGEHARKLTISSTKSMTGHLLGAAGGVEAVYSVLAIHHQAVPPTINLHEQDVENGCDLDYCANEARQMTVRAVASNSFGFGGTNGTLVFKKFEG
- a CDS encoding Cof-type HAD-IIB family hydrolase — its product is MFVPKIVFFDIDDTLYLKRQRLIPDSARDAIRRLQEKGIRVAIASGRSPSVLPEAAKQLIDEYGIDPVLLINGQYIRYQGEVLKAFPMQRQVLAGVSAALEQAGINHAFVSANDVAVAWEEAHFAAAAAELGLPYIVDKRHYDTQEVYQMLAFYPPEYDKAVAAMLPAHLKTVRWHQYGVDILDAAGSKARGIAAVLQALGVQMEEAMAFGDGANDVEMLQAVGFGVAMGNAAPELKRLAKYVCPRADEDGIFRGLRDLGMI
- the rpiA gene encoding ribose-5-phosphate isomerase RpiA is translated as MTQDELKRQAAIKAVEFVPDNEYIGIGTGSTVNHFIRALGESGKTVKGAVSTSRQSSELMAQYGIPEIHPNEVSSLPVYIDGADEINHLLQMIKGGGGAHLSEKIVANLAQKFICIADESKYVSRLGKFPLPVEVVPMARSMVSRELVKLGGRPELRIGVKTLNGNEIVDVHGLDFSQPMAMETRLNSILGVVENGLFAHRPADVLLLAGKDGVKMLTAQP
- the acpP gene encoding acyl carrier protein, translated to MSNNVEQQVKKIVAEQLGVAEDQVKNESSFQDDLGADSLDTVELVMALEEAFGCEIPDEDAEKITTVQAAIDYVNERQG
- a CDS encoding thermonuclease family protein, with protein sequence MFYRKLYTLFAAVLLAGACAPVHLPPAAPDTTPNIRTPAADKGTHYRATVTAVSDGDTVRVSDNQGRSHKIRLAFIDAPETTQTHGAESREALAKLVQGREVDVEIVDIDRYRRQVARLSSGKRDINYLQIQHGHAWHYQSIAKRNQAKDDFARYAAAEQHARRQHIGLWQHPRPLAPWDYRKNKRQKHQLEH
- a CDS encoding SDR family oxidoreductase, whose translation is MAILITGASAGFGAAMVRRFVQAGYPVIGMARRGEKLNELKEKLGSMLQVVEADVCNKHSVDAALASLQNLPEAFRQIDCLINNAGLALGLDPAHQADFDDWETMIQTNIVGLSYLTRQVLPQMVERGNGYIINLGSIAANYPYPGGNVYGATKAFVQQFSLNLRADLHGTGVRVSVIEPGLCGGTEFSHVRFKGNSERADALYRDTDSLSADDIAETALWLYQRPKHVNVNSLEVMPVSQSFGALPVYRPAPPPPPAPAELPALADAHQPEKEKSLLERLADWLK
- the rplS gene encoding 50S ribosomal protein L19, with the protein product MNLIQQLEQEEIARLNKEIPAFAPGDTVVVWARVVEGNRTRLQAYEGVVIAKRNRGLNSSFIVRKISNGEGVERTFPLYSPRVEKIEVKRRGDVRRAKLYYLRGLTGKAARIKEKLPARKKD
- a CDS encoding aminodeoxychorismate/anthranilate synthase component II encodes the protein MLLFIDNYDSFTYNIVQYLAQLGQEVKVLRNDDIDLDGIANLRPNYLLIGPGPCSPKEAGISVAAMRRFAGEIPILGVCLGHQTIGEAFGGKVVRAKTLMHGKTSPVFHHGTGVFRDLPNPVVCTRYHSLVIERESLPDCLEITAWTEDGEIMGVRHRDYAVEGVQFHPEGLLTEHGHEMLQNFLTEFQDYPRK
- the dnaQ gene encoding DNA polymerase III subunit epsilon; translated protein: MQEHVRQIILDTETTGLNANDPVHPDRLIEFAGLEMINRQFTGNSLHLYVHPERDIPEEAAAVHGITLEKLDGKPVFAQVAQEIFDFIQGSELIIHNAKFDVGFLNAEFARVNLPEVQTVCAITDTLAMAREKYPGQKASLDALCNRLGVDRSRRVLHGALIDCELLGGVYLAMTRGQFSLMAGEDDGETAVSHTENHSISASPRPSQLKVRRASAEECAEHESYLDALGENCLYRRDLTAAEAEAEAEAEAEAEAEAKKDTP
- the ispF gene encoding 2-C-methyl-D-erythritol 2,4-cyclodiphosphate synthase; its protein translation is MTFRIGQGYDVHQLVPNRPLILGGVTIPFDKGLLGHSDADILLHAITDALLGAAALGDIGTHFPDTAAEFKDADSRELLRRAYAAVRQAGWRIVNVDSTIIAQQPKLKPHIPAMRANLAADLDLPENCINIKGKTNEQLGYLGRMEGMEAQAVVLLQAI
- a CDS encoding thermonuclease family protein, with translation MLLKLTARQKKKLYQSAAALISAAVLAIFGISQGPSNSKNYSGTVTAVTDGDTVRITDHNGQKQRIRMAFIDAPESSQSHGKASQAALKQMVEGKKVQVEVIDTDQYQRQVARLRINGEDVNFAQIQNGHAWHYQSIAKRNQPKDDFARYESAQAEAKKQRKGLWRERSPLAPWDYRKEKRAGKQPE
- a CDS encoding oxidative damage protection protein: MSRTVHCIKLGKEAPAMKFQPLPNELGKRIFDNVSQEAWEAWTRHQTMLINENRLSLADPRAREYLAQQMENYFFGDGADAVQGYVPQA